The DNA sequence TCCGTTATGAGAATGGGGAGGAAATGAGGATCATTTATCTTGACTAAATGGAAAATGGGACATGGGAGAGGAATACTACCAGTGATATTAATTAATTGTgaatttagattattatttaattaacaaaacaaaaaaatacgtATTTGTTGTTAAGAAAATACTGATATTAAAAAAAGCATGTATGCCGTAAAGAGTGTACTCAGAGCATAATTGTTAAGCTAATAGTCTAATATTTAGATTGGTCATTGAAATTATATTTGcgtttaatttaatctttaaaattttaatttactcaatttgttTTCTAAATTTATAATCTATAACTTATGTATGTTAGTCTATAATCCTATTTCCATCATTAAATTGTTAACCACATGCTAAAATAGACTAATGAATATCAGACTAGACTCACTAACTTCTATTGAcatgaatattaaatttttttaccttAACTTATTCCTTAACAAATCTTTAAAACTTGTATGTAAAATTAGGATTACATCagagttttaaatattttgtagaaaaaaattgtgataaaaaagttttaattacCACTTTAGAAATAACTATTAAAAAGTTGAGTGGAATAGCCATTAATTCATTTTAGCACGTCATTAATTGCTAAATTGGACTACCAAATTGAGTAAAGCAAAATTTTAAGAATCATactaaattgagtaaatcaaaatctattattctattatatatctctaattttataattaaaagatattatatgtcattttttattgtaattggaatcaatttttttcttctaaaatttagaaattctcttctctttcttattaattttacaaccaaaatgtgtcacatgtcactctctcattgtaATTGAGATTAAAtctttctctccaaaattaaagaattatccctcctccttactaattttacaaccaaaatgtgtcacatgtcactccctcgttgcaattaaaatcaaatctttttctccaaaattaaagagttctttcTTCCTCCATCTTCCTTTCTCTATTCTTCTCATTCCTTCAaccattctatttattttatatatcattatcaatatcaatgactaattactaatttgacaatcaaaatgtgcaacatgacattctttaattgcattaaaattaaaattgaaatattaaaattgaaattaaaatatacctatattatgtatcgtatattactatctaatttaataatcaaatgtgtcacatgacactctcttattaaaattggaagaaaatatttttttttcaaaattaataaactcccttcttAAATTCTCTCGTCTACctctctctatttttctatttctctctactatttttactctatatatattttatattttatattagtaatttgacaaatcaaaatatgtcatccgatatttttttacaattaaaataatttttttcttccaaaattaacaaactcactctcattcttcatctttatctttcgctctcttttttctcattctctattttttctatctttctcttttacagaaaataaaattaataaaataatataatttaaataaaaaatattattattattgttattatatacataatttttttagttttttatttagttttaaatttactgcttatctttttaatctatatttttatttctattctttcaaatatttattacatataatttggagagaatactaatattataattaaaagttagaatcaagattcaattgttttaaaaaaattaattttgagttaattttataactatcagtataattttttatgctaatatctaattatatttttatatacatggagagaaaaaatattatttttaaatagtaagtataaaaattattttaaattttagatatcaaatgttaaaattaattattaataaaaaattagactttttcatatataaaaataataactaaaaatcttattatttgattttttatctgcagataccttattatttgattaattttataaatcttttgtgtcatgcaTAATCTATACTGTTAAAACAAAGTGgaccataattttaaaaaatttatatgccCGTAATGTTATTacggataaaaatactaattttaaaaactaaattgaaaCACAAAAGATAATTTCAGGATTAATCTAAATATTAACACATAATtatttgtttaaaatataatGTTATACTCTCCAGGAATGGAAACTATTAAATTTGAGATTTCATTCAACAGCCCCCAAATCCTAATATTTCATATTGGGTCAAGGCTTCATGATGTAACCATATTAGTATAGGATGACAATTAATGCAGCAAAAAATGGCTTAGCCTGGAATGAATCTAGGTTTCACAAATGAATCTATAAAGGGATTGGTTGAAGCAGAAATAAAATTACTATAGACACCTAGGTTACTTTTCTCCCTTCATCATTCTTAATTTCCTCTCTACTTTGCTGACTACCACCATGGCTAGATCCAAAGTGAAGCTTGCATACATAACCAACGATGCTGCAAGGAGGGTTACAtacaagaagagaaaaagagggaTGATGAAGAAAATTAGTGAACTAAGCACCCTTTGTGGGGTTGATGCCTGTGCCATAGTGTACAATTCACGTCAAGACGCTCATCCTCTTGACGAGGTTTGTCCAAAATCTACAACTATAAAATAAGGctgttatttttataaaaatatttttatgtagagATGATATTATTTTAAATCGTTAGATGATTTCACATATTTAATGGAATACATTCGAGTGAATGATCTAATAGTCCGTAATATCATTTTCACATGAAAAAATCTTTAcaactataaaataaaattgaacataaatatataatacgaATTACAAAATCCTAATGACCCTATCTTAAAACAGATCACCTTTTCTTAATCTAATTTTGAAGGAGTCATTTTTgttagtaataattttttttttgaattattcttGTTTCTTTAGCCCGAGGTTTGGCCCTCCCGCATGGGAGTTGAAAGGGTGATTGAGAAATTCCGGCAAATGCCAGAAATTGATCAAAACAGGAAGAGGATGGATCATGCGGATTACTTGACTCTGAGGATCGCTAAAGAGAAGGAGAAACTGAAGAAGAAAAGGCATGACAACAACGAGAAGGAGTTCCAGCTTCGCATGCATGATTTCATGCTAAGAAACAGGCTTCCAGAGAATCTGAGCTTCTTTGATTTGAATAACTTGGCTTATCATACTGACATGAAGCTTAGGGAGATCGACATGCGGTTGCAGATGCTTCTGGAAAAAGAGAACAAGGAGATGATGATGGATTTCGCGTCGTCCAGTggcggagcttagttcagacaagggggggccatggcccccccaaactttttataaaaaatttagtagtactttttcagaagataaaaaatagttcaattgacttaaatactttactatgacttaaagtatctaataaattcaataaacaacactctctctatctttaagttcaaatataaaaaatagatatttttatttatttaatttaatattattttatattttactatttatttaatttaattttttatataataaaaaataatagaatattcaataagtattaatattattgtatttgtataaattgataaaaaaaattcaataaatattataaattttaatatttgtccttctaacttcttctttacatattttacaaatttttatataaaataataatgaaaaatcaaagaattgatacattttttaagagaaagactaatatttaagaaggagaacatataacttttacaatatcaacacctgtagatagttcttctactttaataaatcacaaagaaagtgagatataactttcaaaagttcaaaaaattaCATCTGATGACTTTAACTGACGCATGAGCAAGTAGAGTTAgtaggttaattatattagttaattgtaaTAAGGGAATATAAGTCCCATATTGTTTAGGATAGTGAACTTTGTGTTATATTTTAGTCCCACATCGTCCGAGTCATGAAGGCTTTTCCTTCCCCTACTAGTATAAATAACTCATGtaccttttatttatgaaattgaGTTGAAGTTGATTTTCGAATATGAAATAAGCTGTGTGTTTATTTTTCTCTAGactctttgagagtaagaggtgcatccttgGCTTGGCCGACCAATGTGAGTTTATGGCTATTTTCACCATAGTGGGGTTACtaacctcgccaagattggtgaATGTAAACTATGTCACCATAGTGGGGTTGTTAACCTCGCTAAGATTGGTATTCCAAGCGACgttaacctcgccaagattggtATCCCAAGCAACGTCCCGGCGTcagtttggtatcagagcaaggtCGGTCCTTGTGGCCTTCACCTTGCTTTAGtggaattttatttgatttgtggGTGTAGGTTTTTGGCATGGATTCGCCAATGAAATCTTTTTGGTGTGGATAGTAGAGTTAgtaggttaattatattagttaattgtaaTAAGGGAATACAAGTCCCATATTGTTTAAGATAGTGAATTTTGTGttatgaattagtcccacatcgtCCAAGTTATGAAGGCTTTTCCTTCTCCCACTAGTATAAATAACTCATGtaccttttatttatgaaatagagttgaagttgatttttgaatatgaaataagctgtgtgcttattttcctctaggctctttgagagtaagaggtgcatccttgGCTTGGCCAACTAAGATGGGTTTATGGCTATtttcaccatagtggggttgctaacctcgccaagattggtgaATCTAAACTATGTCACCATAGTGGGGTTgttaacctcgccaagattggtgaTCCAAGCGACGTCCTGGCGTCATTAACCTTAACTTTTTGGAACGAGATCTTGAaaaaacggctttaaatttggcaatatcacccaaaccagagagatgagattagacgagcttatcttaaatggggttcatattaaaaatattttgacaattattttctatctggcccccccaaaattttgtttcaagttccgccactggCGTCGTCGTCACCAGCGATTCATGGTCCTCCCCTTGAGAGTGGAGAGTCTAGTAGGAAGAACATGAACCATTTTTCATTTATGGAGGAAAACAACCACAACAACTACAATAGTGGTTTTGAGATGATTCTTGGAAATGCAGGAATTAATTAATTTGTGTGGATTGATCAATGGTgataataattacttaattagggCTTTAGGGCTTTGTCTCTTCTAGCTAAGTAAGGGTCTTGCATTTTATGGTTTCGTTTCCGTTGTTGTTTAATTTCCAGTTTACTCTGTGATGTGTGTGGTTTAGTGTCTTAGTATTTGTCTTTTCAGTTTCATGTGTGGCGTATTTAGTACTTTTATTACATTTCAGAAGTGTTTTGGGAATAAATTCATTACATTATTGTATTATTCTCTAATTGTTCGATTTTTGataattattttgtgataacTACTAAGAAGAGCTGTTTTTTGTTTTGGGTAATAATAGTTACACATCTAAATAGATGGATAATaaatgaaataattatttttgtcgaATCAAAAGATCTACAAGATAAATTGGATAACAATCTCGCTAGGTTATTAACAGCATTTTTGCCAATTTCTGCCAATTcttatttataactgtgtttaatagaagtgtctttgtggatgtgtctaataaaaatgtcttttttatggctgtatttaatagaagtgtctttatagatatattttctggatgtgtctctttatatatatatttaaaatataataattaattattcttgACAATAAATTGagagataatatgttggtactctttaaaaaaattgttatttaatttaaatatgtaatttaaaattacatatttaaattaaataacaatttttttaaaggtTGAATAATAACAACTTTTTAACCATAAaacgttgttattattattataaatatttaaaaactatctaatatattttatttgttgttattatttgttATTTGATTTCTTTGCACATTATATTAtgatatttacataaaaaattttaataataatttgtaacTATATTtagaataatactaataatatttaaaaacatataaaatgtTACATACTTTAATTCCATGTACTCATTCAATAATATGTTGTTCTGCTTCTATTGTTATATTACTTTTATTATGATGCCAATAGGACATTATTTAACTTTATTTacaccaaaaaatatatttaatataaaattaatatattctcacacactaattttaattaaaaaaaaactcccTCACACACTAAAACACACTCTGCGTATTTCTTCTATCCAAaacaaattctttatttttatgctctaacttctcttctactcagTTTTTATATAGTcacttttctaactattttttttattagctcattatttaatttttgaaattttcaatgcttttcagaaacttttaatttaatgtttgaaaattttttttggccAGATTCCTACTGTGTGCAAGTAGAATAAAGACGTCAGGCGTGCACATATGAAAGGAGAAGCATGCATCAATTGTGAACAACTAAAATTTCGAATAGCTGTCCTGAATTCAAGTTGATTATATTTCGCCTCTTCCTAAgagaaagacaataaaaaaagGAGAAACATGCATCAATtgtgaacaaaaacaaaaaaaaaacacacatatAGCGTGTATTTCGCAGGTCATCAACAAAAAAAAGTAACAGGTTGATTTGCGCGTTTAGTCAATAAAAAATGCGACACACCAATTAACATATTTTGAATAAGTACGATTTAAAAACATCACATTTGTTTTGTATAATCTATTTTTAAATGTcacattttaaaaattatgaaggACTTTTCCTTTATGCATGAAAATGTATGCAATCTAAAAGTTTCCAATTATTACCATTTAGATTCACATATTTTTATCCAATGAAAAAGTAAGGATACCAACATATTATTTATCAACTTATTATATGGATTAACATATGATAAGTTTGTTTTATATGTATTGAAAAGGTCCGGTGCTTATTATTGATTAATATTACTTTTATACTGATTTCTGCCATGTATTTTAACTTTTATACTACTTATCTAAAAAAACATTTTGTATTTAAACATATTAAGGAGAATTTTATGCCTTCATTTGagtatttagatttttaattttattttacgaataacagaaaattaatttaattatttaatttttgaattagaatattatttaaaaaaaattatttacaaaataatgaataaatgatattgttatatatatttattattggattaaaattaatttttaattactatattaccctacttttattagaatttataaaaCTATCCTTATATCTttcaaaaaccctaaccctaacaccCTAACATAATCTTAGCTGCCACCCCTTTCACTCTAACACACCCACATGAcagaaagggaaagaaaagagagagggagcagcgaggaagaaggaaggagagGGGAGATGGCACTGATGAGGATTGAGACCGCATTGGTGCTGGGAGCTCACCACCGTTCAGCCGCGTCCCGCCGCGACTCCATGGTCGCCGTCGTTGAAGCCACGCAAGGAGAAAGGAGCCGCTGCCGTGGTAGATGTTGTCGTGGCACCATTGCCGAACTGCATGCGCCGTCGCTGAGAGATGGAGAGGAAGCACGCGTGAGAAGGAGCCACCGTTGCTGGGTTGCCGTCGCTGAGCTTCCATGGCCGCCGCCGGCGAGCTTCGGAGAGAGAGTTCGTGTGGTCGTGCCTCCACGGTCGCAGATCTGTCACCACCGTTGAGCCAGATTCGTCACCGCTGTTTCTGCCACCATCGTCGTCATTTGGTTGGTCACCAGCAATAGTCGCCGCTGCTGGAGCTTGCCAGAATCAACTGTTGGAGCTGTCGCTACTCTGTTCTTAGTTTCTTTTTGATACAGTAAGTTGTATTGCTCCGAGAACCTTTTAATCGCTGTTCCGTTATATATTACTGAGGTTTCTATGGCGTCATTACAATAGGGTTGAGTTTCAGTTCTTACATATCGCGTTTGAAGTTGCCATTGTTATTGTGTGGTTGCGGCTGCCGCTGCTGCAGGCTGGTAAAAAGGTGTTTTGCACGTTTTATAGCTTTCGGGTTTCGACTATTCAATGTAGGAGCATTTTCTTAAACTCATTTTACTTTTAAGAATTGTTACAAGTCAATATTAATATGAAAAGTATATCTTTATGATTTCATAAGTCTTATGGATTGAACTGAGTTGTTTTGGATAAATGAttgatttattgactaattaaattagtttttttgaaTTGTGATATAATGATTATTGAGCGTCTGAACGCGCATTGATAATTGAGGTTGAATTATTGTGATTTACTGGATTGGTTGTTCGAATTATGGGTTTTTGTTAATTTTCCTTGAGTTGAGTTGGAGATTGTTGAGATAATgatttattgaaaatgatttgaatgacCGAGAGATATTTGGTTTGGTGGTTGGGACTCTTGAAGAGTGGTAAAGTCCAAATTTTAGAGAAGATACTGCCAAAATTTTATGAGAAATTGaaagttttattttagttaaaattgattaaaaaattattttatttgattttgataatacTAAAGGAAGGAGTATGTTTTGAGGTGTTTTAGCAAATTTTTAAGTATTGTTGAAGAATAAGTGATTATGTTttaattaggatttataattGGCAATTTCAAATGGTTTTAGATCTTTTGGAAAgagtttttgaatttaaagtGAAGTTAAAGTTAGTTTTGGAAAATTAGTTTTGGAAACTTGTTTTAAAACGAATGTGAGTTTTATCGAATTAAATTTAGTCTAAGAGTTATGTTCTTAGGATTTTAAAGGGATATGAAGAAACGAATTATTGAAGTCTGTTAaatgatttttgaatattttgaaaggagtttaaatttaaaattggttTAAAAGGAAAAGGATTCGAGAGAAAGGTGTTAAATGGTGCATTGTAAGGAAGGTGGGAATATTTTGAACTTAAGAATCAAATTGAAATCGGTTTGAGGATTATCCTTATGATTGAAAAGTGTGACAAGGCGCgtattccctctaatggtgataGGACACGTATTTTCTCTAATTAATGGTGATAGGGTACATAATCTCCCTCTAATGGTCAGCTGATGTGTTGAGATTTTAGTGTGCAACAGAGAGACAATATCTGGATTAGCTACTAGACATGTCGGGTTTGACTGTATAACCAACatatgagctcattagccataagGCAGACATGTATTATATGCACTTGTAtattttgtttgagtgtgcatttgttttggcttgcctatctgcttaattataattaaatgctACTTGATCTAATTGATGTATGTGTTTCcatatttgtatttttcttatttgttttgtatgtgtttgaacaactgagagATCCTTCATGCTGGTGGTGGTGACGCTGAGGATCATTTCCTGATGTGATGATTTGATTGTTGATTTGATTATGTGTTGGGACAGAGACTGTGAATTGATTGTGTTTGGGTCGGAGGCCGTGATTGGTTGGATTAGTGATAAGTTTGGTTAAAATGGTTCCTTAGTAAGTAGTAAAATATATGGAAtgttattttgtgtgaaatttttataagaaaaatatgagTTTTAGATTGGGATAATGAACTGATGATCACTGCGATTGAAAATAgctttatttaaaatatcttcttatgacaattcttaaaaaCCCTCTACTAAGATTcagcgaggatgatgttctcagcCCCTACAGACTTCTCTTTTTAGGACGGACGAGGAAGCTGATGAAGTTTTTGTTAAGTCCTTAGTTGTactgtttttgtttttatatatatCAATCATAGTTTTTTCCTCGCTTTTGTCATTATAATTTTGTAAGAGGTATAGgagttgtatgatttgtatgtatataatatttataaattacttgTATCAGAATTTTTGTATATACGTATATGCATGTTTGTTATTATTGAAAAAGAACCTTCGGTTTCTCAAAGAAATAGCGATCCGGTATTCGAGTTAAAGGTTTctgttttattattaagtatagaagtcgtcgtaatatcctAGCTATCAGAATGACGCAACCGGAaacgtgacattctgatagtaaggaTGTTACAGATAGGAGTTTGCAGAAGCATAAAGCTAGGTTAGTAGCtccaaatttttttcaaagatCTAGTTTTGACTTCACTGAGATTT is a window from the Arachis hypogaea cultivar Tifrunner chromosome 17, arahy.Tifrunner.gnm2.J5K5, whole genome shotgun sequence genome containing:
- the LOC112766956 gene encoding agamous-like MADS-box protein AGL80, yielding MARSKVKLAYITNDAARRVTYKKRKRGMMKKISELSTLCGVDACAIVYNSRQDAHPLDEPEVWPSRMGVERVIEKFRQMPEIDQNRKRMDHADYLTLRIAKEKEKLKKKRHDNNEKEFQLRMHDFMLRNRLPENLSFFDLNNLAYHTDMKLREIDMRLQMLLEKENKEMMMDFASSSGGA